A genomic segment from Janibacter sp. DB-40 encodes:
- a CDS encoding branched-chain amino acid ABC transporter permease, with protein sequence MSTFINQLAYGLADGSILALAALGFVLIYKATGVINFAQGEFLLVGAYMFYTAFVVMDLPLVVAVLFGVVVATLIGVLVERLILRPMVGENPISIIMVTIGLSSLLKALVQAFYGTSPKSQPNLLPRGSVDILGASVPINRLAAILIAAVVLTAFTVFFRKSRHGIAMRAVADDQQAAMTMGISVRRIFALAWALAAVSALIAGVLVGDISAVDNNIAAFGLLVFPVVILGGLDSVPGTIIGGLTIGLLKQFTAGYLDPGLATVIPYIVLVLILLVRPYGIFGETRIERV encoded by the coding sequence TTGAGCACCTTCATCAACCAGCTGGCCTACGGGCTGGCCGACGGGTCGATCCTGGCGCTGGCCGCCCTCGGCTTCGTCCTGATCTACAAGGCGACGGGCGTCATCAACTTCGCCCAGGGCGAGTTCCTGCTCGTGGGCGCCTACATGTTCTACACGGCCTTCGTCGTCATGGACCTCCCCCTCGTGGTGGCCGTGCTCTTCGGCGTCGTGGTGGCGACTCTCATCGGTGTGCTCGTCGAGCGCCTGATCCTGCGGCCGATGGTCGGAGAGAACCCGATCAGCATCATCATGGTGACCATCGGCCTCTCCTCGCTGCTCAAGGCACTGGTCCAGGCCTTCTACGGCACCTCGCCCAAGAGCCAGCCGAATCTCCTCCCACGGGGGTCGGTGGACATCCTCGGCGCCTCGGTACCGATCAATCGACTGGCCGCGATCCTCATCGCCGCGGTCGTCCTCACCGCGTTCACGGTGTTCTTCCGCAAGTCGCGCCACGGCATCGCCATGCGAGCGGTCGCCGACGACCAGCAGGCCGCCATGACGATGGGCATCTCGGTGCGACGGATCTTCGCCCTGGCCTGGGCGCTCGCCGCCGTGAGCGCGCTCATCGCCGGTGTCCTCGTCGGTGACATCTCCGCCGTGGACAACAACATCGCCGCCTTCGGCCTCCTCGTCTTCCCGGTCGTCATCCTCGGCGGCCTCGACTCCGTCCCCGGGACGATCATCGGTGGCCTCACCATCGGCCTGCTCAAGCAGTTCACCGCCGGCTACCTCGACCCCGGCCTGGCCACCGTCATCCCGTACATCGTTCTCGTCCTGATCCTGCTCGTGCGTCCGTACGGCATCTTCGGCGAGACCCGCATCGAGAGGGTGTGA
- a CDS encoding branched-chain amino acid ABC transporter permease: protein MAATATGIHHRSYTSELRLRATRAEYLRLGLMTVLLLVLPFVLDNFWLSQANLILIAVIGAVGLNILVGYTGQISLGQGGFLAVGAYSSAILSDRIGLPTPLAIIAAVLLTAAVGTFFGLPGLRLKGLYLAIATLASQMIIEFVIRRWDWLTLDQGYLNVERLNLFGFQIGGRQVFEQQWYWVLLLLAGLTVLTARNLFRTGLGRSFMAVRDQDIAAEAIGVNIPRAKLTAFAVSSGFVGLAGALTAHYSEVVSWEKFTLDVSILYLAMIIVGGLGSIAGAVYGAIFMTLLPELIRQLSLGLGDTLPFLADQLPAVRNAVFGLVIILFLILEPRGLDRIWQRIKDYFRFWPFRY, encoded by the coding sequence ATGGCCGCCACGGCAACCGGAATCCACCACCGCAGCTACACCTCCGAGCTACGGCTGCGGGCCACGCGGGCCGAGTACCTCCGTCTCGGACTGATGACCGTCCTGCTGCTCGTCCTGCCCTTCGTGCTCGACAACTTCTGGCTCTCCCAGGCCAACCTCATCCTCATCGCCGTCATCGGCGCCGTGGGGCTGAACATCCTCGTGGGGTACACCGGCCAGATCTCCCTCGGCCAAGGAGGATTCCTGGCGGTCGGTGCGTACAGCTCCGCGATCCTCTCCGACCGGATCGGGTTGCCCACGCCGCTGGCGATCATCGCGGCGGTGCTGCTCACCGCCGCGGTCGGCACCTTCTTCGGTCTGCCCGGTCTGCGGCTGAAAGGCCTCTACCTCGCCATCGCCACGCTCGCCAGCCAGATGATCATCGAGTTCGTCATCCGTCGGTGGGACTGGCTGACCCTGGACCAGGGCTACCTCAACGTCGAGCGACTGAATCTCTTCGGTTTCCAGATCGGCGGGCGGCAGGTCTTCGAGCAGCAGTGGTACTGGGTCCTCCTCCTCCTCGCCGGCCTGACGGTGCTGACCGCCCGCAACCTCTTCCGCACGGGTCTCGGCCGGTCGTTCATGGCCGTGCGTGACCAGGACATCGCGGCCGAGGCGATCGGGGTGAACATCCCGCGGGCCAAGCTGACGGCCTTTGCCGTCTCCTCCGGTTTCGTCGGACTGGCCGGTGCCCTGACCGCCCACTACAGCGAGGTCGTCTCCTGGGAGAAGTTCACCCTCGACGTCTCGATCCTCTACCTGGCCATGATCATCGTCGGTGGACTCGGCAGCATCGCCGGCGCCGTCTACGGGGCGATCTTCATGACGCTGCTGCCCGAGCTGATCCGACAGCTCTCACTCGGTCTCGGGGACACCCTCCCCTTCCTCGCCGATCAGCTGCCGGCCGTGCGCAACGCCGTCTTCGGACTCGTGATCATCCTCTTCCTCATCCTCGAGCCACGCGGCCTCGACCGGATCTGGCAACGCATCAAGGACTACTTCCGCTTCTGGCCCTTCCGCTACTGA
- a CDS encoding ABC transporter substrate-binding protein, with protein sequence MSARSRSLAVAMAAASALALSACGGGGGGGGADSDEAIPIGIIADLTGATGDVGKPYNEGMLAYVDWRNGEDGIEGRQIDAMSNDYAYEVPQAEQLYKQYVNDGVVAIQGWGTGDTEALSGSVARDELPFISGSFAEPLTDPEEAPYNFIIAPTYSDQMRIALDWISEDSGGKSEVAVFHNDSPFGEAPVADGQKWIDEESLDLGYEAYPMPSGSQNFVGLLSQAKKQGAKYVVIQNVASPAALVAKDIAAQNLDMKIVCLNWCANELFIDSAGAKAAEGHLLVQPFAPMAADKEGHQDLKEYAEANDLDPATLGTSWVQGWYAMHVMAEGIEAALKNGDDLTGPAIREALETMGPIETGGVVGNGTVEFSGDSHRGSTATGIYRAEDGKMVEIEAGASL encoded by the coding sequence ATGTCTGCACGAAGCCGTTCACTCGCGGTGGCCATGGCCGCTGCATCCGCCCTCGCCCTCTCCGCCTGTGGAGGCGGCGGAGGAGGTGGTGGCGCCGACTCCGACGAGGCCATCCCGATCGGGATCATCGCCGACCTGACCGGCGCCACCGGCGACGTCGGCAAGCCGTACAACGAGGGAATGCTCGCCTACGTCGACTGGCGCAACGGGGAGGACGGCATCGAGGGTCGACAGATCGACGCCATGTCCAACGACTACGCCTACGAGGTCCCCCAGGCCGAGCAGCTGTACAAGCAGTACGTCAACGACGGCGTCGTCGCGATCCAGGGCTGGGGCACCGGTGACACCGAGGCACTCTCCGGCAGCGTGGCCCGGGACGAGCTGCCCTTCATCTCCGGTTCCTTCGCCGAGCCGCTGACCGACCCGGAGGAGGCGCCGTACAACTTCATCATCGCGCCGACCTACTCCGACCAGATGCGCATCGCGCTCGACTGGATCTCCGAGGACAGCGGCGGCAAGAGCGAGGTCGCCGTCTTCCACAACGACAGCCCCTTCGGTGAGGCACCCGTCGCGGACGGTCAGAAGTGGATCGACGAGGAGAGCCTGGACCTCGGTTACGAGGCCTACCCGATGCCGAGTGGTTCGCAGAACTTCGTCGGGCTGCTCTCCCAGGCGAAGAAGCAGGGGGCGAAGTACGTCGTCATCCAGAACGTCGCCTCCCCCGCGGCGCTCGTCGCCAAGGACATCGCGGCCCAGAACCTCGACATGAAGATCGTCTGCCTCAACTGGTGCGCCAACGAGCTGTTCATCGACTCCGCCGGGGCCAAGGCGGCCGAGGGTCACCTGCTCGTCCAGCCCTTCGCCCCGATGGCCGCCGACAAGGAGGGCCACCAGGACCTCAAGGAGTACGCCGAGGCCAATGACCTCGACCCGGCCACCCTCGGCACCTCCTGGGTGCAGGGCTGGTACGCCATGCACGTCATGGCCGAGGGGATCGAGGCGGCACTGAAGAACGGCGACGACCTCACCGGTCCCGCGATCCGCGAGGCCCTGGAGACCATGGGCCCGATCGAGACCGGTGGTGTCGTGGGCAACGGAACCGTCGAGTTCAGCGGCGACAGCCACCGCGGCTCGACCGCCACCGGCATCTACCGGGCCGAGGACGGGAAGATGGTCGAGATCGAAGCCGGCGCCTCGCTGTGA
- a CDS encoding ABC transporter ATP-binding protein, translated as MNQSTDTGSAGATAVAPAGGLLALNNVEVIYDDVILVLRGLSLAVPEGEIVALLGSNGAGKSTTLKAVSGLLPSERGEVTDGTVTFAGTDITTMDAPDRVREGMSLCMEGRHVFQHLTIAENLTAGAYTQKNTADDLDLVYEFFPKLADMRNRVAGYLSGGEQQMLAIGRALMARPKLLMLDEPSLGLAPLLVQEIFGYIKRLNQEQGLTVLVVEQNARRALEVADRGYIMEQGRIVLEGSAAELRENPDVKEFYLGLGDEGGRKSYRDVKHYRRRKRWL; from the coding sequence GTGAACCAGTCCACCGACACCGGATCCGCGGGGGCGACGGCAGTCGCCCCCGCGGGGGGACTCCTCGCCCTGAACAACGTGGAGGTCATCTACGACGACGTGATCCTCGTGCTGCGTGGTCTCTCCCTGGCCGTCCCGGAGGGCGAGATCGTCGCCCTCCTCGGCTCCAACGGAGCAGGCAAGTCGACGACCCTGAAGGCCGTCTCGGGCCTGCTGCCCAGTGAGCGCGGCGAGGTCACCGACGGGACGGTGACCTTCGCGGGCACGGACATCACCACCATGGACGCACCCGACCGGGTGCGTGAGGGGATGAGTCTGTGCATGGAGGGGCGGCACGTCTTCCAGCACCTCACCATCGCGGAGAACCTCACCGCCGGCGCCTACACGCAGAAGAACACGGCCGACGACCTCGACCTGGTCTACGAGTTCTTCCCCAAGCTGGCTGACATGCGCAACCGGGTCGCGGGGTACCTCTCCGGCGGCGAGCAGCAGATGCTCGCGATCGGGCGCGCCCTGATGGCCCGTCCGAAGCTGCTCATGCTCGACGAGCCGTCCCTGGGCCTCGCACCCCTGCTCGTGCAGGAGATCTTCGGCTACATCAAGCGGCTGAACCAGGAGCAGGGCCTGACCGTGCTCGTCGTGGAGCAGAACGCCCGCCGCGCTCTCGAGGTGGCCGATCGCGGCTACATCATGGAGCAGGGACGCATCGTGCTCGAGGGCTCGGCCGCGGAGCTGCGGGAGAACCCGGACGTCAAGGAGTTCTACCTCGGGCTCGGCGACGAGGGCGGACGCAAGAGCTACCGCGACGTCAAGCACTACCGGCGCCGCAAGCGCTGGCTCTGA
- a CDS encoding phenylacetate--CoA ligase family protein, whose amino-acid sequence MSIKAALHAHLADHDLDARVATLIAQAARVPGLADRLTRAGMDPDEVRGVADLASLPVLPKDAVIAQQAEDPPFGGLLAPGARVARVFQSPGPLYEPQLVGEDYWRWGQVFTDLGVGPDDTVLNCFGYHLSPAGAMMEAGAQATGATVLPGGIGNQDLQVRAIADLGVSAYCGLPSYLKVLVERFDELALPRDRWRLARAMVTAEPLPDSLRELLTERVPTVRMAYGTGETGLLAYERGDGHGLALAEGVLVQVCDPSGVPVEDETEGEVVVTVLRPEYPLVRFGTGDRSGWMTAPDGSLRLRGVLGRTGAAVKVKGMFLHPSQAVTVMSGIDGVEDYRFVVGREDHVDTLRCEIVPATSGDPTTLTEQVAQRVRDGLRFRADVVAVTHLTPGDGPLLDVRDWD is encoded by the coding sequence ATGTCAATCAAGGCTGCCCTGCACGCTCATCTCGCGGACCACGACCTCGATGCTCGTGTCGCGACCCTGATCGCGCAGGCCGCCCGCGTCCCCGGCCTGGCCGACAGGCTCACCCGGGCCGGGATGGACCCGGACGAGGTCCGCGGAGTCGCCGACCTCGCCTCCCTCCCGGTCCTGCCCAAGGACGCGGTGATCGCCCAGCAGGCGGAGGACCCCCCCTTCGGCGGTCTGCTGGCTCCCGGCGCCCGGGTGGCGCGGGTCTTCCAGTCCCCGGGTCCGCTGTACGAGCCCCAGCTCGTCGGCGAGGACTACTGGCGCTGGGGCCAGGTCTTCACCGACCTGGGCGTCGGGCCCGACGACACCGTCCTCAACTGCTTCGGCTACCACCTCTCCCCGGCCGGGGCGATGATGGAGGCCGGTGCCCAGGCGACCGGGGCGACCGTCCTGCCCGGTGGCATCGGCAACCAGGACCTGCAGGTGCGGGCGATCGCCGACCTCGGCGTGAGCGCCTACTGCGGCCTGCCCAGCTACCTCAAGGTGCTCGTGGAGCGCTTCGACGAGCTGGCCCTGCCGCGGGACCGGTGGCGGCTGGCGAGGGCCATGGTCACGGCCGAACCCCTCCCCGACTCCCTGCGTGAGCTGCTCACCGAACGAGTGCCCACGGTGCGGATGGCGTACGGCACCGGGGAGACGGGCCTGCTCGCGTACGAGAGGGGTGACGGGCACGGACTGGCCCTCGCGGAGGGGGTTCTCGTCCAGGTGTGCGACCCCAGCGGCGTGCCGGTCGAGGACGAGACCGAGGGCGAGGTGGTCGTGACCGTTCTGCGACCGGAGTACCCGCTCGTGCGCTTCGGCACGGGCGACCGCTCCGGGTGGATGACGGCCCCGGACGGATCCCTGCGTCTGCGTGGGGTCCTGGGCCGGACCGGCGCCGCGGTGAAGGTCAAGGGCATGTTCCTGCACCCGAGCCAGGCCGTCACCGTCATGAGCGGCATCGACGGGGTGGAGGACTACCGCTTCGTGGTCGGCCGAGAGGACCACGTGGACACCCTGCGCTGCGAGATCGTGCCCGCCACGAGCGGCGACCCCACGACCCTGACCGAGCAGGTCGCACAGCGGGTGCGCGACGGGCTGCGCTTCCGCGCCGATGTCGTCGCCGTCACCCACCTCACCCCCGGCGACGGCCCGCTGCTGGACGTGCGCGACTGGGACTGA